A single genomic interval of Terriglobus albidus harbors:
- a CDS encoding adenylosuccinate synthase yields the protein MASLKQSAVVLGAQWGDEGKGKIVDVLSEKFQVVARYAGGHNAGHTVIIKGKKYVLHLIPCGVLRPDCLSVIGNGVVMDPAAFLTEVKMLKEAGLPVDGQLFVSDRAQVILPYHRMIELAAENAPGRTKIGTTSRGIGPAYEDKMHRNGLRVIDLLNSALLRTHITNACHEKNSIAHALWGTEPLNPAKIYEEYARYAEQVAPYVTDTATLMNDSLKAGKRIMFEGAQGALLDIDHGTYPFVTSSSATAGGAVIGTGVGPTAIGTVIGVTKAYVTRVGEGPFPTEIHGEMGEELRKRGNEYGASTGRPRRCGWMDLPILRYSNMINGTEWLVVTKMDVLDSLKEIPVCTSYKLDGKVIDTIPADVRGLEALEPVYTTLPGWAESTEGITEFDKLPTKAQEYLKFLEKETGAKIGMVSTGPDREQTMVLPEFAASVIG from the coding sequence GTGGCATCTCTCAAGCAATCGGCGGTAGTACTGGGCGCACAGTGGGGCGATGAGGGCAAGGGCAAGATTGTCGATGTCCTCTCAGAGAAGTTTCAGGTGGTGGCGCGGTATGCCGGCGGGCACAATGCCGGGCACACGGTCATCATCAAAGGGAAGAAGTACGTCCTGCATCTGATCCCCTGCGGCGTGCTGCGGCCGGACTGCCTCAGCGTGATCGGCAATGGCGTCGTAATGGACCCTGCCGCCTTTCTGACCGAGGTGAAGATGCTGAAGGAGGCCGGTCTGCCGGTCGACGGGCAGCTCTTTGTCAGCGACCGTGCCCAGGTGATCTTGCCTTACCACCGCATGATCGAGCTGGCCGCCGAGAACGCCCCCGGGCGCACGAAGATCGGCACCACCAGCCGCGGCATCGGACCCGCCTACGAAGACAAGATGCACCGCAACGGCCTGCGGGTGATCGACCTGCTGAACTCGGCGCTGCTGCGCACCCACATCACCAATGCATGCCATGAGAAGAACTCCATCGCGCACGCGCTGTGGGGCACCGAGCCGCTGAACCCGGCCAAGATCTACGAAGAGTACGCCCGCTACGCCGAGCAGGTGGCGCCGTACGTGACCGATACCGCTACCCTGATGAATGACAGCCTGAAGGCAGGGAAGCGGATTATGTTCGAGGGCGCACAGGGTGCGCTGCTGGACATCGACCATGGCACCTATCCCTTTGTCACCAGCTCCTCGGCTACGGCAGGCGGAGCCGTGATCGGCACCGGCGTCGGGCCGACGGCCATTGGGACTGTCATCGGCGTGACCAAGGCTTACGTCACTCGCGTGGGCGAGGGTCCGTTCCCGACCGAGATTCATGGCGAGATGGGTGAGGAGCTGCGCAAGCGCGGCAATGAGTATGGCGCCTCCACTGGACGTCCGCGCCGCTGCGGCTGGATGGATCTGCCGATCCTGCGCTACAGCAACATGATCAACGGCACCGAGTGGCTGGTCGTGACAAAGATGGACGTGCTGGACTCGCTGAAGGAGATTCCGGTCTGCACCTCCTACAAGCTCGACGGCAAGGTCATCGACACCATCCCTGCCGACGTTCGCGGCCTGGAGGCTCTGGAGCCCGTCTACACCACGCTGCCCGGCTGGGCGGAGTCGACCGAGGGCATCACCGAGTTCGACAAGCTGCCCACGAAGG